The following are encoded together in the Tripterygium wilfordii isolate XIE 37 chromosome 3, ASM1340144v1, whole genome shotgun sequence genome:
- the LOC119987305 gene encoding uncharacterized protein LOC119987305 isoform X2 produces MSRKGKDKVGSVEGGDYDKVRWDDKTTGVLVELCYELMKSINRVPGSRIPKIEWEDLIVKFNAKTKLCWPKHALKNRWDALRKDWTLWTKMMSKDTGIGWNPELGTVDATNEWWEERFKENKEYAKFRKHGFKFKQELEFCFAGTYATGAYRRAPSSRVVQTQNTSVRIENQNQEDSDGFQAWFDDEPYVPDPPLQDLNIDISPVRVVNEHHDEVYSTATSPLKVQSVTPTPSNGSFRKRSSQMSGSRIRKKQATNKDEHMVELVQAVQNVAGRLNSPSHGSSMGDIGVQSQYGRATAILKKMLHEQHLSTDLYLFAVDLLRDNMNSEFFIDCDDLLRLPFIERKFTQYQNGKNFAGL; encoded by the exons ATGTCAcgaaaaggaaaagataaagttgGCTCAGTTGAAGGTGGTGACTATGATAAGGTTAGATGGGACGACAAAACTACTGGAGTGCTAGTAGAATTATGCTATGAGTTAATGAAATCTATAAACAGGGTTCCTGGTAGTCGGATCCCCAAGATTGAATGGGAGGATCTCATCGTCAAATTTAATGCCAAGACAAAATTGTGTTGGCCAAAGCATGCTTTGAAAAACAGATGGGATGCACTCAGAAAGGATTGGACCTTGTGGACGAAAATGATGTCTAAGGATACCGGTATTGGATGGAATCCTGAGTTGGGTACGGTTGATGCTACTAATGAATGGTGGGAAGAAAGATTTAAG GAGAACAAGGAGTATGCCAAGTTTCGCAAACATGGATTCAAGTTCAAACAAGAACTTGAGTTTTGTTTTGCAGGGACGTATGCCACTGGTGCATATCGAAGGGCACCTTCAAGTCGTGTGGTACAGACTCAAAATACATCCGTGCGGATTGAAAATCAGAACCAGGAGGACTCAGATGGTTTTCAGGCATGGTTTGATGATGAACCCTATGTGCCTGATCCACCCTTGCAGGACTTGAACATTGATATCAGCCCAGTACGAGTGGTGAATGAACACCATGATGAGGTCTATTCTACAGCTACGTCCCCGCTAAAAGTTCAGTCAGTAACACCAACACCTTCAAATGGTAGCTTTCGTAAAAGGTCTTCTCAAATGAGTGGTAGCAGGATTCGCAAGAAGCAAGCCACCAACAAGGATGAACACATGGTTGAGCTGGTACAAGCTGTGCAGAACGTGGCTGGGAGATTGAATTCACCTTCACATGGTTCAAGCATGGGAGATATTGGAGTGCAAAGCCAGTATGGTAGAGCTACTGCAATTCTGAAGAAAATGTTACATGAACAACATTTGAGTACAGATTTGTATTTATTTGCAGTGGACTTGTTGCGGGACAACATGAACAGCGAATTCTTTATCGACTGTGATGATTTACTACGATTGCCTTTTATAGAGAGGAAGTTTACTCAATATCAGAATGGGAAAAACTTCGCCGGTTTGTGA
- the LOC119994985 gene encoding calcium-binding protein CBP-like encodes MSGYPQPPPGYGYGAPSQPYTQNPYAPQQHPPYGAPTPPYAAAVPVGEKPHKDKPQSHGGAPPYSSGGAPPYSSGGAPPYTSGGAPPYASGGAPPYSSGGAPPYAAGGYPPPPQTYGSPFATLVPSAFPPGTDPTVVACFQMADQDGSGLIDDKELQSALSSYNQSFSLRTVHLLMYLFTNTNTRKIGPKEFSQLFYSLQTWRSTFDRFDRDRSGKIDANELREALLSMGFAVSPVVLDLLVSKFDKTGGKNKAIEYDNFIECCLTVKGLTEKFKEKDTSYSGSATFAYEAFMLTVLPFLIA; translated from the exons ATGTCTGGATATCCACAACCTCCTCCCGGCTACGGCTACGGCGCACCGTCTCAGCCGTACACGCAAAACCCTTATGCCCCGCAGCAACACCCACCTTATGGAGCTCCAACGCCTCCCTACGCCGCTGCGGTTCCTGTAGGCGAAAAGCCCCATAAGGACAAGCCACAGTCCCACGGAGGAGCGCCACCGTATTCATCGGGAGGCGCTCCACCGTATTCATCTGGAGGAGCGCCACCGTATACATCTGGAGGTGCGCCACCGTATGCATCTGGAGGTGCACCACCTTATTCATCGGGGGGCGCGCCACCGTATGCAGCAGGAGGCTATCCGCCGCCGCCTCAGACGTACGGGAGCCCTTTCGCGACTCTGGTTCCGTCTGCGTTCCCTCCTGGCACGGACCCAACCGTCGTGGCCTGCTTCCAGATGGCGGATCAGGACGGAAGCGGGTTGATCGACGACAAGGAGTTGCAGAGCGCGCTGTCTTCGTACAATCAGAGCTTCAGCTTGAGGACTGTTCACCTGCTCATGTATCTCTTCACCAATACCAACACTAGGAAGATCG GACCGAAGGAATTCTCTCAATTGTTCTACAGCCTTCAGACCTGGAGG TCCACTTTCGACAGATTTGACAGGGACAGGAGTGGCAAAATTGATGCTAATGAGCTGAGGGAGGCGCTTTTGAGTATGGGATTTGCAGTCTCTCCAGTGGTATTGGATTTACTGGTGTCTAAGTTTGATAAGACTGGAGGGAAGAACAAGGCCATTGAATATGATAACTTCATTGA GTGCTGCCTTACAGTCAAG GGACTTACTGAGAAATTCAAGGAGAAGGACACTTCGTACTCTGGCTCGGCTACTTTTGCTTACGAAGCTTTCATGCTGACTGTTCTGCCATTCCTTATAGCATAG
- the LOC119991655 gene encoding chromatin-remodeling ATPase INO80-like: MDGRRQSKDSSLSYSTLFNLESLVNFKVPQPEDDFDYYGNSSQDESRGATMANYNNGTISERELSSVKRKRQSSNVNEEEVEEKAYNRTHITEERYRTMLGEHIQKYKRRLKDSSSSPALPRMGMSVPKSNLGGSKGKKLGSEQRGGLYEMETTSDWLGGDSPKKPVNYIEADFTPKTCYEPAHLNIGEGIIYRIPPSYDKLAASLNLPSFADIQVEEFYLKGTVDLGSLAAMIANDKTFGRRNRAGMREFRPKYESLQARLKALETSNSAQKFELKVSDIGLYSSIPEGAAGNIRRFILSEGGMLQMFYVKVLEKGETYEIIERSLPKKAKERKDPSVIEKEEMEEIGKAWVNIVRRDIPKHHRSFTTFHRKQLIDAKRFSESCQREVKLKVGRSLKLMRGAAIRTRKLARDMLLFWKRVDKEMMEIRKKEEREAAEAFKHEQELREAKRQQQRLNFLIQQTELYSHFMQNKANLLPSEALPPGDDKLDDQEGALSPSQADLNEEEDAEEAELRKEALKAAQAAVTKQIELTSDFDFNCSELRKSYGPETSLDASVAGSTNIDLQTPSTMPSTSTVQTPELFKGSLKEYQLKGLQWLVNCYEQGLNGILADEMGLGKTIQAMAFLAHLAEEKNIWGPFLVVAPASVLNNWVDEISRFCPDLKTLPYWGGSNDRGILRKNINPKHLYRRDSAFHILITSYQLLVGDEKVLRRVKWQYMVLDEAQAIKSSSSVRWKTLLSFQCRNRLLLTGTPIQNNMAELWALLHFIMPTLFDNPEQFNEWFSKGIENHAEHGGTLNEHQLNRLHAILKPFMLRRVKKDVISELTTKTEVTVHCKLSSRQQAFYQAIKNNISLAELFDSSRGHLSEKKILNLMNIVIQLRKVCNHPELFERNEGSTYLYFGNIPNSLLPPPFGELEDVHYSGGQNPITYKIPKIVHQEIAQSSEMLLSAVGRGLYRESFQKNFNIFSPRNIYQSIFLEKSSDSLWVRSGTFGFSRLLDLSPAEVAFVATGSSMERVLFSITRWDQQFLDVISDMLMDDMDADTDCTLGRGEIRAVTRMLLMPSRSDTNLLKRSFATGPHGTPFEALVLSHQDRLLSNINVLHSTYSYIPRMRAPPINVQCSDRNFAYKMMEDLHNPWIKRLLLGFARTSEFNGPRKPDSPPNHLIQEIDSKLTVSQPALRLTYEIFGSCPPTQSFDPAKLLTDSGKLQTLDILLKRLRAANHRVLLFAQMTKMLNILEDYMNYRKYRYLRLDGSSTIMDRRDMVRDFQHRNDIFVFLLSTRAGGLGINLTAADTVIFYESDWNPTLDLQAMDRAHRLGQTKDVTVYRLICKETVEEKILQRASQKSTVQQLVMTGGHVQGDLLAPEDVVSLLLDDAQLEQKMKEIPVQAREKQKKKQPTKGIRLDAEGDASWEDFANSGVQATVTEPSTDSEKATSNSKKRKAASDKQTLPKPRSSEKMSQSNMSMEDEFDNPVTNTDQQSQRPKRAKKPKKSVNETLEPAFTANPADQILCPPS; this comes from the exons ATGGACGGAAGGAGACAATCCAAGGACTCATCGCTGTCCTACTCGACTCTCTTCAATCTTGAG TCTTTGGTGAACTTCAAAGTTCCACAACCAGAGGATGATTTTGATTATTATGGAAATAGTAGTCAGGATGAGAGCAGAG GTGCAACAATGGCAAATTACAATAATGGGACTATCTCGGAAAGGGAATTGAGCTCTGTGAAGAGGAAGAGGCAATCGAGCAACGTCAACGAAGAGGAAGTGGAAGAGAAAGCGTATAACAGGACACACATTACTGAGGAGAGGTATCGAACGATGCTGGGAGAACACATCCAGAAGTACAAGAGGAGGTTAAAGGACTCGTCGTCAAGTCCTGCCCTTCCTCGGATGGGGATGTCGGTTCCAAAGAGCAATTTGGGTGGTTCTAAGGGAAAGAAGTTGGGAAGTGAGCAGCGAGGAGGGTTGTATGAAATGGAAACAACATCTGATTGGCTTGGTGGTGATAGTCCAAAGAAGCCTGTAAACTATATTGAAGCTGATTTCACACCCAA AACATGTTATGAACCTGCTCATTTGAATATTGGGGAGGGTATCATTTATAGGATTCCTCCATCTTATGATAAGCTTGCAGCATCTTTGAATTTGCCAAGCTTCGCGGATATCCAGGTGGAGGAATTTTATTTGAAGGGTACCGTAGATTTGGGGTCCTTGGCAGCAATGATAGCCAATGATAAAACGTTTGGGCGTAGAAACAGAGCAGGGATGAGGGAGTTCAGGCCCAAATATGAATCACTTCAAGCAAGATTGAAGGCCTTGGAAACTTCTAACTCAGCACAGAAGTTTGAGCTGAAGGTATCTGATATTGGATTGTATtcctccatcccagagggggcaGCTGGTAATATAAGACGGTTTATTTTGTCGGAGGGAGGCATGTTGCAGATGTTCTATGTGAAGGTTTTGGAGAAAGGGGAGACATACGAG ATAATTGAACGAAGCCTGCCCAAGAaagcaaaggaaagaaaagatccTTCTGTCAtagagaaggaagaaatggAGGAGATTGGAAAAGCGTGGGTAAATATTGTAAGAAGAGACATACCGAAGCATCATAGGAGCTTCACTACTTTTCATCGCAAGCAGCTGATAGATGCCAAGAGGTTCTCAGAAAGTTGTCAAAGAGAG GTTAAATTGAAGGTTGGTAGATCACTCAAATTGATGAGGGGTGCTGCAATTCGCACTAGAAAATTGGCTAGAGACATGCTGCTATTCTGGAAGCGAGTAGATAAGGAGATG ATGGAAATAAGGAAAAAGGAGGAAAGAGAAGCGGCTGAAGCTTTTAAGCATGAACAGGAGCTTCGAGAAGCAAAGAGACAGCAACAAAGGCTCAATTTCCTTATACAACAAACAGAGCTTTATAGTCACTTTATGCAAAACAAAGCAAATTTGCTGCCATCTGAAGCATTGCCTCCAGGAGATGATAAATTGGATGACCAAGAAGGGGCTCTGAGCCCATCGCAAGCTGACCTTAATGAGGAAGAAGATGCAGAGGAGGCTGAATTGAGAAAAGAGGCTCTGAAAGCTGCTCAAGCTGCTGTTACTAAGCAGATAGAGCTAACCAgtgattttgattttaattgttCAGAGCTGCGCAAGTCATATGGACCGGAGACATCTTTAGATGCTTCAGTTGCAGGGTCTACCAACATAGATCTGCAGACCCC CTCCACCATGCCCTCAACTTCAACAGTTCAAACACCAGAGTTGTTCAAAGGCTCACTTAAAGAATATCAGTTGAAAGGTCTTCAATGGCTAGTTAATTGTTATGAGCAG GGTTTAAATGGTATACTGGCTGACGAGATGGGCCTTGGGAAGACTATTCAAGCCATGGCATTCTTGGCACATCTAGCAGAG gaaaaaaatatatgggGCCCTTTTCTGGTTGTTGCTCCTGCCTCTGTCTTGAATAACTGGGTGGATGAGATAAGTCGTTTCTGCCCAGACTTGAAAACCCTTCCATACTGGGGTGGATCAAACGACAGGGGAATACTGAGGAAAAACATAAATCCGAAGCACCTTTATCGCAG GGATTCTGCATTTCATATTCTCATTACCAGTTATCAACTGCTGGTGGGTGATGAGAAGGTTTTAAGGCGTGTGAAATGGCAGTATATGGTATTAGATGAAGCCCAGGCTATCAAAAGTTCAAGCAG TGTACGATGGAAGACTTTGCTCAGTTTTCAATGTCGAAACCGTTTGCTTCTGACTGGCACACCTATTCAGAATAACATGGCAGAGTTGTGGGCCCTTCTGCATTTTATTATGCCAACCTTATTTGACAACCCTGAACAATTCAACGAGTGGTTTTCTAAAGG GATTGAGAATCATGCAGAACATGGCGGTACCTTGAATGAACACCAGCTCAATAGATTG CATGCAATTTTAAAGCCTTTCATGCTTCGACGAGTTAAAAAGGATGTGATATCTGAGCTAACTACAAAAACAGAGGTTACTGTGCATTGCAAATTGAGCTCTCGGCAGCAAGCTTTCTATCAAGccattaagaacaatatatcTCTTGCTGAGTTGTTTGACAGCAGTCGCGGGCATCTTAGCGAAAAGAAAATTCTGAATCTAATGAATATTGTCATTCAGTTAAGAAAG GTTTGTAACCATCCAGAGTTGTTTGAACGGAATGAGGGAAGCACATACCTGTATTTTGGAaacattccaaattctcttttgCCCCCTCCTTTTGGAGAGTTGGAAGATGTGCACTATTCTGGAGGTCAGAATCCTATTACCTACAAG ATACCAAAAATAGTGCACCAAGAGATTGCTCAAAGTTCGGAAATGCTTTTGTCTGCAGTTGGACGTGGACTTTACAGAGAATCATTCCAGAAAAATTTCAACATATTCTCCCCAAGAAATATCTATCAATCTATCTTCCTGGAGAAAAGCTCAGATAGCTTGTGGGTTAGGAGTGGAACGTTTGGTTTTAGCCGCTTACTGGATCTATCCCCAGCAGAGGTTGCATTTGTAGCAACTGgttcttctatggaaagagtactGTTTTCTATTACGAGATGGGATCAGCAGTTTTTGGATGTAATCTCAGACATGCTTATGGATGACATGGATGCTGATACTGATTGCACTCTTGGGAGGGGAGAAATAAGAGCTGTCACACGGATGTTATTGATGCCATCTCGATCTGACACAAATTTGCTTAAAAGAAGCTTCGCGACGGGTCCACATGGGACTCCTTTTGAGGCTTTAGTTCTTTCTCACCAGGACAGGCTTCTATCCAACATCAATGTGCTTCATTCGACATACTCATACATCCCACGGATGAGGGCTCCGCCA attaatgtacaatgctcAGATAGAAATTTTGCTTACAAAATGATGGAAGATCTGCATAACCCATGGATAAAAAGGCTGCTACTTGGGTTTGCTCGCACATCAGAGTTTAATGGACCCCGAAAGCCGGATAGTCCTCCTAATCATTTAATTCAAGAGATAGACTCCAAACTGACTGTTTCGCAACCTGCTCTTCGTTTGACATATGAGATTTTTGGTTCTTGTCCACCAACACAAAGCTTTGATCCTGCAAAGTTGCTCACA GACTCTGGGAAGCTTCAAACACTTGATATACTTTTGAAACGCTTGCGAGCGGCAAATCACAGAGTTCTCTTGTTTGCACAAATGACGAAAATGTTAAATATTCTTGag GACTACATGAACTATAGAAAATATCGGTATCTTAGACTTGATGGGTCTTCCACCATTATGGATCGGAGAGACATGGTGAGAGACTTCCAGCACCG GaatgatatttttgtgtttctgcTGAGTACTAGAGCGGGTGGCCTGGGCATTAATTTGACAGCTGCTGACACAGTCATATTTTATGAAAGTGATTGGAATCCAACATTGGATTTGCAGGCAATGGATAGAGCTCACCGGTTGGGTCAGACAAAGGAT GTTACCGTCTACCGACTCATATGTAAAGAGACAGTAGAAGAGAAAATTTTGCAGAGAGCAAGCCAGAAAAGTACTGTTCAGCAGCTTGTCATGACTGGTGGTCATGTTCAGGGTGATCTTCTGGCTCCTGAGGATGTGGTATCTTTACTTCTGGATGATGCCCAGTTGGAACAGAAGATGAAAGAAATTCCAGTGCAG GctagagaaaaacaaaagaaaaagcagCCAACGAAGGGTATTCGATTAGATGCTGAAGGTGATGCGTCCTGGGAAGATTTTGCAAACAGTGGAGTTCAAGCTACTGTAACTGAGCCTTCTACAGATTCAGAGAAGGCAACATCCAATAGCAAAAAG AGGAAAGCTGCTTCTGACAAGCAAACTCTGCCAAAGCCGAGGAGTTCTGAAAAGATGAGCCAATCAAATATGTCCATGGAAGACGAATTCGATAATCCTGTCACAAACACGGATCAGCAATCACAGAGACCCAAAAGGGCAAAGAAACCGAAGAAGAGTGTTAACGAGACGCTTGAACCAGCATTTACTGCCAACCCTGCAGATCAGATTCTATGTCCACCTTCCTGA
- the LOC119987305 gene encoding uncharacterized protein LOC119987305 isoform X3, with protein sequence MIRVPGSRIPKIEWEDLIVKFNAKTKLCWPKHALKNRWDALRKDWTLWTKMMSKDTGIGWNPELGTVDATNEWWEERFKENKEYAKFRKHGFKFKQELEFCFAGTYATGAYRRAPSSRVVQTQNTSVRIENQNQEDSDGFQAWFDDEPYVPDPPLQDLNIDISPVRVVNEHHDEVYSTATSPLKVQSVTPTPSNGSFRKRSSQMSGSRIRKKQATNKDEHMVELVQAVQNVAGRLNSPSHGSSMGDIGVQSQYGRATAILKKMLHEQHLSTDLYLFAVDLLRDNMNSEFFIDCDDLLRLPFIERKFTQYQNGKNFAGL encoded by the exons ATGATAAG GGTTCCTGGTAGTCGGATCCCCAAGATTGAATGGGAGGATCTCATCGTCAAATTTAATGCCAAGACAAAATTGTGTTGGCCAAAGCATGCTTTGAAAAACAGATGGGATGCACTCAGAAAGGATTGGACCTTGTGGACGAAAATGATGTCTAAGGATACCGGTATTGGATGGAATCCTGAGTTGGGTACGGTTGATGCTACTAATGAATGGTGGGAAGAAAGATTTAAG GAGAACAAGGAGTATGCCAAGTTTCGCAAACATGGATTCAAGTTCAAACAAGAACTTGAGTTTTGTTTTGCAGGGACGTATGCCACTGGTGCATATCGAAGGGCACCTTCAAGTCGTGTGGTACAGACTCAAAATACATCCGTGCGGATTGAAAATCAGAACCAGGAGGACTCAGATGGTTTTCAGGCATGGTTTGATGATGAACCCTATGTGCCTGATCCACCCTTGCAGGACTTGAACATTGATATCAGCCCAGTACGAGTGGTGAATGAACACCATGATGAGGTCTATTCTACAGCTACGTCCCCGCTAAAAGTTCAGTCAGTAACACCAACACCTTCAAATGGTAGCTTTCGTAAAAGGTCTTCTCAAATGAGTGGTAGCAGGATTCGCAAGAAGCAAGCCACCAACAAGGATGAACACATGGTTGAGCTGGTACAAGCTGTGCAGAACGTGGCTGGGAGATTGAATTCACCTTCACATGGTTCAAGCATGGGAGATATTGGAGTGCAAAGCCAGTATGGTAGAGCTACTGCAATTCTGAAGAAAATGTTACATGAACAACATTTGAGTACAGATTTGTATTTATTTGCAGTGGACTTGTTGCGGGACAACATGAACAGCGAATTCTTTATCGACTGTGATGATTTACTACGATTGCCTTTTATAGAGAGGAAGTTTACTCAATATCAGAATGGGAAAAACTTCGCCGGTTTGTGA
- the LOC119995611 gene encoding S-protein homolog 4-like has translation MGSLSIAYLLGPICRQMEICDAFSLKRHRVWTHVNNDLGPGIALTLHCKSAEDDLGEHVLQYHDQGFQFTFRPNVWGVTLFYCSFSWQGGPIHWFNIYDDNRDDGKSKVFDVRPNGPCEVHDFPPEVCYVWNPPSNV, from the exons ATGGGTTCATTGTCAATTGCCTATTTGTTGGGTCCGATATGTCGTCAAATGGAaa TATGCGATGCTTTTTCGCTTAAACGTCATAGAGTATGGACTCATGTCAACAACGATTTAGGCCCTGGAATCGCTCTTACCCTTCACTGCAAGTCTGCCGAAGATGACCTTGGGGAGCATGTACTTCAATACCATGATCAAGGGTTTCAATTCACATTCCGTCCAAATGTATGGGGTGTAACGCTATTTTATTGTAGCTTTTCATGGCAAGGTGGTCCGATCCATTGGTTCAATATATATGATGATAACAGGGACGATGGCAAGAGTAAGGTTTTTGATGTTAGGCCAAATGGACCATGTGAGGTTCATGACTTTCCTCCCGAGGTTTGCTATGTCTGGAACCCGCCCAGTAATGTTTAA
- the LOC119987305 gene encoding uncharacterized protein LOC119987305 isoform X1, whose amino-acid sequence MVLLMGTLFMLYALLCNWIWLLCYTYVISYWMCFNVVCLAMSRKGKDKVGSVEGGDYDKVRWDDKTTGVLVELCYELMKSINRVPGSRIPKIEWEDLIVKFNAKTKLCWPKHALKNRWDALRKDWTLWTKMMSKDTGIGWNPELGTVDATNEWWEERFKENKEYAKFRKHGFKFKQELEFCFAGTYATGAYRRAPSSRVVQTQNTSVRIENQNQEDSDGFQAWFDDEPYVPDPPLQDLNIDISPVRVVNEHHDEVYSTATSPLKVQSVTPTPSNGSFRKRSSQMSGSRIRKKQATNKDEHMVELVQAVQNVAGRLNSPSHGSSMGDIGVQSQYGRATAILKKMLHEQHLSTDLYLFAVDLLRDNMNSEFFIDCDDLLRLPFIERKFTQYQNGKNFAGL is encoded by the exons ATGGTTCTGTTAATGGGAACTCTCTTCATGCTTTATGCACTATTATGCAACTGGATTTGGTTATTGTGCTATACATATGTTATATCCTATTGGATGTGCTTTAATGTAGTGTGTTTAGCGATGTCAcgaaaaggaaaagataaagttgGCTCAGTTGAAGGTGGTGACTATGATAAGGTTAGATGGGACGACAAAACTACTGGAGTGCTAGTAGAATTATGCTATGAGTTAATGAAATCTATAAACAGGGTTCCTGGTAGTCGGATCCCCAAGATTGAATGGGAGGATCTCATCGTCAAATTTAATGCCAAGACAAAATTGTGTTGGCCAAAGCATGCTTTGAAAAACAGATGGGATGCACTCAGAAAGGATTGGACCTTGTGGACGAAAATGATGTCTAAGGATACCGGTATTGGATGGAATCCTGAGTTGGGTACGGTTGATGCTACTAATGAATGGTGGGAAGAAAGATTTAAG GAGAACAAGGAGTATGCCAAGTTTCGCAAACATGGATTCAAGTTCAAACAAGAACTTGAGTTTTGTTTTGCAGGGACGTATGCCACTGGTGCATATCGAAGGGCACCTTCAAGTCGTGTGGTACAGACTCAAAATACATCCGTGCGGATTGAAAATCAGAACCAGGAGGACTCAGATGGTTTTCAGGCATGGTTTGATGATGAACCCTATGTGCCTGATCCACCCTTGCAGGACTTGAACATTGATATCAGCCCAGTACGAGTGGTGAATGAACACCATGATGAGGTCTATTCTACAGCTACGTCCCCGCTAAAAGTTCAGTCAGTAACACCAACACCTTCAAATGGTAGCTTTCGTAAAAGGTCTTCTCAAATGAGTGGTAGCAGGATTCGCAAGAAGCAAGCCACCAACAAGGATGAACACATGGTTGAGCTGGTACAAGCTGTGCAGAACGTGGCTGGGAGATTGAATTCACCTTCACATGGTTCAAGCATGGGAGATATTGGAGTGCAAAGCCAGTATGGTAGAGCTACTGCAATTCTGAAGAAAATGTTACATGAACAACATTTGAGTACAGATTTGTATTTATTTGCAGTGGACTTGTTGCGGGACAACATGAACAGCGAATTCTTTATCGACTGTGATGATTTACTACGATTGCCTTTTATAGAGAGGAAGTTTACTCAATATCAGAATGGGAAAAACTTCGCCGGTTTGTGA
- the LOC119995610 gene encoding S-protein homolog 5-like has product MTLLLVTVCDARFPIPKKVTTHINNDLGPGIDLTLHCKSKEDDLGEHVLQYHDQGYEFRFRPNIWGSTLFFCSFSWQGGPIHWFDIYDYRRDDDGSKMELQWYFIE; this is encoded by the exons ATGACATTATTGTTGGTGACAGTCTGCGATGCACGTTTCCCGATACCCAAGAAAGTAACGACTCATATCAACAACGATTTAGGCCCTGGAATCGATCTTACCCTGCACTGCAAGTCCAAGGAGGATGACCTTGGGGAGCATGTACTTCAATACCATGATCAAGGGTATGAATTTAGATTCCGTCCAAACATCTGGGGTTCAACGCTATTTTTTTGTAGCTTTTCATGGCAAGGTGGTCCAATCCATTGGTTTGATATTTACGATTATCGAAGGGATGACGACGGGAGTAAG ATGGAACTGCAATGGTATTTCATCGAGTGA
- the LOC119987295 gene encoding protein ALP1-like, with the protein MVGDDTRRSEREWIARFVVVVCATAAAIRYYGSRGSYIDRVPCRTSALQGYQWVTEILRGHPARCSQLFRMRKEIFRELCIDLRDKYMLPTTNTIQIPEMVGMFLFTLGQGASNRLLQECFQHSGETISRIFREVLQSVYLMSIDLIKPRENQFDTVPSRIRNDPKYRPFKDCIGAIDGTHIPAVIPKDERGRFIGRKGFTTQNVMAACDFDMLYIFISAGWEGSAHDARVFQDAITDESLHFPHPPPGKYYLVDAGYPNRIGYLAPYRGERYHSSQFENGRRASGPHEVFNHAHSSLRNVIERTFGVTKNRWPILRNMRSFPFPIQVEIVIACMALHNYIRLRVTDDDEFMEIDEEPSCSYEEGPSNATAAENVGDSDLRDDHTMTRVRDLIANKLVRRRERN; encoded by the exons ATGGTTGGTGATGACACTAGACGATCAGAACGTGAATGGATAGCGCGGTTTGTAGTAGTTGTGTGTGCTACAGCAGCTGCCATCCGCTATTACGGCTCCCGTGGATCATACATTGATAGGGTTCCGTGTAGGACATCAGCTTTACAGGGTTATCAATGGGTTACAGAAATTCTGAGAGGACACCCAGCTAGATGTTCACAACTTTTCAGGATGAGGAAAGAAATTTTCAGAGAGTTATGCATCGATCTAAGAGACAAATATATGTTACCGACCACGAACACCATTCAAATTCCGGAAATGGTTGGTATGTTCCTCTTTACTTTGGGGCAGGGTGCTAGTAATAGATTGTTGCAAGAATGCTTTCAGCATTCCGGCGAAACAATTAGCCGGATTTTCAGGGAGGTTCTACAAAGCGTCTACCTAATGTCCATCGACCTTATCAAACCGAGGGAGAACCAGTTCGATACAGTACCTTCTAGGATTAGGAATGACCCTAAATATAGGCCATTTAAGGATTGTATTGGTGCGATTGATGGTACTCATATTCCAGCCGTCATTCCCAAGGATGAGAGAGGTCGATTCATAGGGAGGAAAGGATTTACTACACAGAATGTGATGGCCGCGTGCGACTTTGACATGTTGTATATTTTTATCTCGGCTGGGTGGGAGGGATCTGCACACGATGCGCGGGTATTTCAGGATGCAATTACAGATGAATCGTTACACTTTCCGCATCCACCTCCGG GAAAGTATTATCTAGTAGATGCAGGATATCCTAACAGGATTGGTTATCTTGCCCCATATAGAGGTGAAAGATATCATTCGTCTCAATTTGAAAATGGCCGCCGAGCATCGGGACCTCATGAGGTATTCAACCATGCACACTCATCGCTTCGAAATGTCATAGAAAGAACTTTTGGGGTAACAAAGAATAGGTGGCCGATTCTGAGAAATATGCGGTCATTCCCGTTCCCGATTCAAGTGGAAATTGTGATAGCGTGCATGGCACTTCACAATTATATTCGATTAAGGGTGACAGATGATGACGAGTTCATGGAAATCGATGAAGAACCAAGTTGTTCATATGAAGAAGGTCCTAGTAACGCTACTGCGGCAGAGAATGTAGGGGATTCGGATCTACGTGACGACCATACAATGACGCGTGTTCGGGATCTTATTGCAAACAAACTTGTCCGTCGGAGGGAGCGTAATTGA